One genomic window of Salvia miltiorrhiza cultivar Shanhuang (shh) chromosome 4, IMPLAD_Smil_shh, whole genome shotgun sequence includes the following:
- the LOC131020998 gene encoding pectinesterase-like — MGESSSKKGLIAAVASVLLVAAIVAAVVTTRGSSEESPDIGSTTKSVDSICAPTMYQDTCRASLADANTTDPKQLIQRAIDVAIDKVGGALKQSNLLKEAAADPMTKLAFDVCREVLETAVGDLRRSVDRIGAIDEPGMLKGFMADLRTWLSAVITNQDTCVDAFENTTGDTGEKMKKLLKTARELSSNGLAMVTDMSEFVETLQLGDLFGSRKLMAEAEGEGFVNRRLLQATALSVKPTIVVSKDGSGKFKRISDAVASLPKTPPSPSFVVIKVKGGVYQENVDIPKGLNKVVLIGDGPTNTKITGKKSVKGGVPTYSTATLIVSGDDFVMKDIGVENTAGPEGMQALAVRISGDRAVLYNVKMDGYQDTLCADIYRQYYKNCIISGSIDFVFGNGLTLFQDCTFVTRKPGPGQECAVTAHGRADQNSNTAIIIQNGKFTAEPALLEAKPPVQSFLGRPWKVLSRTIIMQSHIEAFINQSGWAKMIGDNGINTCFYAEYGNRGPGSNTANRVKWKGIRTLTGEQVQSWTGGVVYGPGGDKWIKESGAPYVPAMMKV, encoded by the exons atgggggagTCATCTTCTAAGAAGGGCCTCATCGCCGCCGTGGCCTCCGTTCTCTTGGTGGCGGCCATCGTTGCCGCCGTCGTCACCACCAGAGGCAGCAGCGAGGAGTCGCCGGATATAGGATCCACCACTAAGTCGGTAGACTCGATCTGCGCCCCGACGATGTACCAAGACACGTGTCGCGCCAGCCTCGCCGACGCCAACACGACCGATCCCAAGCAGCTCATCCAAAGGGCGATCGACGTCGCCATCGACAAAGTCGGCGGCGCTCTCAAACAATCCAATCTGCTCAAGGAGGCCGCCGCCGATCCGATGACGAAATTGGCGTTCGATGTGTGTCGGGAGGTGCTCGAGACGGCCGTCGGCGACCTCAGGCGATCGGTCGATCGGATCGGCGCCATCGACGAACCCGGGATGTTGAAGGGGTTCATGGCCGATCTGCGGACGTGGCTGAGCGCCGTCATCACTAATCAG GACACCTGCGTCGACGCCTTCGAGAACACCACCGGCGACACGGGCGAGAAGATGAAGAAGCTTCTGAAGACCGCCCGGGAGCTGTCGAGCAACGGCCTCGCGATGGTGACGGATATGTCGGAGTTCGTTGAGACTCTGCAGCTCGGAGATTTATTCGGTAGCCGGAAACTGATGGCGGAGGCGGAAGGCGAGGGTTTCGTCAACCGGCGGCTGCTTCAGGCCACCGCGCTGTCGGTGAAGCCGACGATCGTGGTGTCGAAAGACGGCAGCGGGAAGTTCAAGCGCATCAGCGACGCCGTGGCTTCGCTGCCGAAGACTCCTCCTAGCCCTTCCTTCGTCGTGATCAAAGTCAAGGGCGGCGTGTACCAGGAGAATGTCGACATTCCCAAAGGGCTTAACAAAGTTGTGCTCATCGGCGACGGGCCCACCAACACCAAGATCACCGGAAAAAAGAGCGTCAAGGGCGGTGTCCCGACCTATAGCACCGCCACACTTA TCGTGAGCGGCGATGATTTCGTGATGAAGGACATCGGCGTCGAGAACACGGCGGGGCCGGAAGGCATGCAAGCCCTAGCCGTGCGAATCTCCGGCGACCGGGCCGTCCTCTACAACGTCAAAATGGACGGGTATCAAGACACCCTCTGCGCAGATATCTACCGCCAGTACTACAAGAACTGCATCATCTCCGGCTCCATCGACTTCGTCTTCGGTAACGGCCTCACCCTCTTCCAGGACTGCACGTTCGTCACGCGAAAGCCCGGCCCGGGGCAGGAATGCGCGGTGACCGCCCACGGCCGGGCCGATCAGAACAGCAACACGGCCATCATAATCCAGAACGGGAAGTTCACGGCCGAACCGGCCCTGCTCGAGGCCAAGCCGCCGGTCCAGTCGTTCCTGGGCCGGCCGTGGAAGGTGCTGTCGAGGACGATCATCATGCAGTCACACATCGAGGCCTTCATCAACCAGTCGGGCTGGGCCAAGATGATCGGGGACAACGGGATCAACACGTGCTTCTACGCCGAGTACGGGAACCGGGGGCCCGGGTCGAACACCGCGAACCGGGTCAAGTGGAAGGGCATCCGCACCTTGACCGGGGAGCAGGTCCAGAGCTGGACCGGCGGAGTCGTCTACGGCCCCGGCGGCGACAAGTGGATCAAGGAATCCGGAGCTCCGTACGTGCCGGCGATGATGAAAGTTTAG